Below is a genomic region from Rhodospirillum centenum SW.
CGCTCGCCTCGCTCAGGATGGCGGCGGTGCAGGGCTGCCTGATGGTCGAGTTCGACGTGAAGCTGACGGCGGACGGCGTGCCGGTCCTGATGCATGACGAGCGGCTAGAGCGCACCACCGACGGCACGGGCCGGGTGCAGGACCTGGACTTCGAGTCGATTCGCCGGCTGGATGCGGGGCGCTGGTTCTCCCCCGCCCATGCCGGCGAGCGGGTGCCGACCCTGGCGGAGGCCCTGCAGCTCTGCATCGCGCTGGACCTGCTGGTGAACATCGAGATCAAGCCCTGTCCCGGCCGTGGTGCGGAGACGGCGGGGATCGCGTGCAGTCTGGCGCGCACCCTCTGGCCGGCCGACCGGCAGGCGCCGCTCGTCTCCAGCTTCGACGCCGAGGCGCTGGAGATGGTGCGGCATGTCGTGCCCGACTGGCCGCTGGGCTTCCTGATCGACCGCCGCCCGCCCGACTGGCGCGAGCAGGCGGAGCGGCTTAATGCCGCGACCCTCAACGTCAACGCCCGGCGGGAGGATGCCGCCAGCATCGCCGAATACCGTACCCTGGGCCGCCCGATCCTGGCGTATACGGTGAACAGTGTTCCGGCAGCGGCCGAAGTCTTCTCGTGGGGCGTGAGTTCGGTGTTCACCGACACGCCCCAGGGTCTGGCCCCGGCGCTGAGACAGTTCGCCCGGCAGACGGCGCAAAAAGGTTAGAGGGCCTTCCGCGACGTTTTTTTTTCATATATGCCGTGCAGCGGCTGCCGCCGGGACGTTCCGGTCGCGCGGCCGGACGGGACAGAACGGGCCGCAGGCGCCGGCCGCAGGACGGGCAGAGGGTGCCCGGCCGCGGCGGGGCGCGGCGTTGGGTGGAGGATTCTTGGTGAAGGCGCTCAAGCCTCTGGTCATCTCCGGCAAGGAGGTGCTGCCGCTGGTGGAAGGCGGCAAGGGGATTGCCGTTTCGAACGGGGAGAGTTCCGGCGCCTGGGCGGCGGCCGGAGGGGTCGGCACCTTCTCGGGGGTGAACGCCGATTCCTTCGACGAGCAGGGCAACCTGCTGGTCCAGACCTATCACGGCCGGACGCGCCGGGAGCGGCACGAGGAGCTGATCCGCTACGGCATCCTGGGCGGCATCGCCCAGGCCCGGATCGCCCACGAGGCCTCGAACGGCCAGGGCCGCATCCACATGAACGTGCTGTGGGAGATGGGCGGCGCCGAAAGCATCCTGCACGGGGTGCTGGAAGGGGCGAAGGGCCTGATCCACGGCGTCACCTGCGGCGCCGGCATGCCCTACCGCGTGGCCGAGATCGCCGTGCGCCATGGCGTGCAGTACTACCCGATCGTCAGCTCGGCCCGTGCCTTCCGGGCGCTGTGGCTGCGCGCCTATTCCAAGTGGCCCGAGCATCTGGGCGGCGTCGTCTACGAGGACCCCTGGCTGGCCGGCGGCCATAACGGCCTGTCCAACTCCGAGGAC
It encodes:
- the ugpQ gene encoding glycerophosphodiester phosphodiesterase — encoded protein: MLQLPRLIGHRGAARHAPENTLASLRMAAVQGCLMVEFDVKLTADGVPVLMHDERLERTTDGTGRVQDLDFESIRRLDAGRWFSPAHAGERVPTLAEALQLCIALDLLVNIEIKPCPGRGAETAGIACSLARTLWPADRQAPLVSSFDAEALEMVRHVVPDWPLGFLIDRRPPDWREQAERLNAATLNVNARREDAASIAEYRTLGRPILAYTVNSVPAAAEVFSWGVSSVFTDTPQGLAPALRQFARQTAQKG